The following are encoded in a window of Actinomycetes bacterium genomic DNA:
- a CDS encoding MerR family transcriptional regulator, whose protein sequence is MTIGEVLALLRPDFSDITISKIRFLEGEGLVSPQRAPSGYRRFSGADVDRLRLVLVAQRDHFLPLRVIKEKLQAGELETHLFPVEEQVSENPQPEVQVEGLDPVAPQPLPEVDPQGRFSLREAARESGLPLDDLRELVSFGVLQIDAGERLSGAQVLLCRAYAVLSASGVDYRHLRQVKNSASRDASLISQSVPHLRAAERGDAEQSLLQAFSEAHYWLVVAELDRLRPSYR, encoded by the coding sequence ATGACAATCGGGGAGGTGTTGGCCCTGCTGCGGCCAGATTTCTCCGACATAACTATCTCTAAGATCCGCTTTCTGGAGGGCGAGGGTTTGGTTTCACCGCAGCGGGCCCCCTCGGGTTATCGACGATTTAGTGGTGCGGATGTTGATCGGTTGCGCCTCGTGCTGGTGGCCCAACGTGACCACTTCCTACCGCTACGTGTCATCAAAGAAAAGCTCCAAGCGGGGGAGCTGGAGACCCACCTGTTCCCGGTAGAGGAGCAGGTGTCAGAAAACCCTCAACCAGAAGTTCAGGTCGAGGGTTTGGATCCGGTGGCGCCCCAACCTTTACCGGAGGTGGACCCGCAAGGACGGTTCAGTCTGCGGGAAGCGGCGCGCGAGTCCGGGCTTCCCTTGGACGATCTGCGGGAACTCGTAAGTTTCGGAGTGCTGCAGATCGATGCAGGCGAGCGGTTATCTGGAGCCCAAGTACTACTGTGTCGCGCCTATGCGGTGTTATCGGCTTCCGGCGTGGATTACCGGCATTTGCGTCAGGTCAAGAACAGTGCGTCCCGGGACGCCAGTTTGATTTCCCAGTCGGTGCCGCACCTGCGGGCGGCAGAGCGCGGGGACGCCGAGCAGAGTTTGTTGCAGGCATTTTCCGAAGCCCATTACTGGCTGGTGGTCGCTGAGTTGGATCGGTTGCGACCCAGTTATCGGTAA
- a CDS encoding bifunctional nuclease family protein, with protein MRDLDVVGVRLEMPSNQPVVLLQVEGSNRYLPIWVGTVEATAIAFALEGVIPPRPMTHDLIKDLLDLLGDSLTEVRITDLSDGVFYARLVFASGKTMDCRPSDAIALALRTETSIVGDEKVLAEAAVEIEEQGAEVPDEQELEKFREFLDHVTPEDFSSDS; from the coding sequence GTGCGAGACCTCGATGTAGTCGGCGTGAGACTCGAGATGCCTTCGAATCAGCCGGTGGTGTTGCTGCAGGTGGAAGGCAGCAACCGCTATCTGCCGATCTGGGTGGGGACGGTGGAGGCTACCGCCATCGCTTTCGCCCTCGAGGGCGTCATACCGCCTCGGCCGATGACTCATGACCTAATCAAGGATCTGCTGGACCTGCTTGGTGATTCGCTGACGGAGGTGCGCATTACGGATCTGTCTGATGGTGTCTTTTACGCCAGACTGGTCTTTGCCTCAGGTAAGACGATGGATTGTCGACCTTCCGATGCGATCGCGCTGGCATTGCGCACTGAAACATCGATCGTCGGTGATGAGAAGGTGCTGGCTGAGGCAGCGGTGGAGATCGAGGAGCAAGGCGCTGAGGTGCCTGACGAGCAGGAGTTGGAGAAGTTCCGCGAATTCCTCGATCACGTCACCCCCGAGGACTTCAGTTCTGATTCGTAA
- a CDS encoding MerR family transcriptional regulator, translated as MRPIPDDLGYRGPVASKTAGITYRQLDYWARTQLVEPSIRSASGSGSQRLYSFRDILTLRIVKRLIDAGVSLGNVRSAVAYLSDRGDVDLAQITLMSDGASVFECRSEDEVIDIVRGGQAVFGIAVDRVWSEVEGSLAEMPGEAPSGDTVAPEGMLDELAERRTRRTG; from the coding sequence ATGCGACCGATCCCCGATGATCTCGGCTACCGCGGCCCAGTAGCAAGCAAGACTGCGGGAATTACCTACCGACAGTTGGACTACTGGGCTCGAACCCAGTTGGTGGAACCATCGATCCGTTCGGCTAGTGGATCTGGTTCGCAGCGACTGTATTCCTTCCGAGATATTTTGACACTCCGCATCGTCAAGCGGTTGATTGATGCGGGCGTCTCGCTGGGCAATGTTCGTTCAGCCGTGGCCTATCTTTCCGATCGAGGCGACGTTGATCTGGCACAGATCACGTTGATGAGTGACGGTGCCTCGGTGTTCGAGTGCCGTAGTGAGGACGAGGTCATCGACATCGTTCGTGGCGGACAGGCAGTCTTCGGAATCGCAGTAGATCGAGTGTGGTCAGAAGTTGAAGGCTCGCTGGCCGAGATGCCGGGTGAGGCTCCATCGGGGGATACTGTTGCTCCGGAGGGAATGCTTGATGAACTCGCCGAACGTAGGACCCGCCGCACCGGCTGA